From Girardinichthys multiradiatus isolate DD_20200921_A chromosome 19, DD_fGirMul_XY1, whole genome shotgun sequence:
GACCAGCTGAAATGGTGAGACTGTGACACGTTTCTCATTCAACTTCACTTCaataagtatttattttattttgctgcatAACAGGAGATTAAGATGTGTCTCTACTGCTTGTAGAACGGGAGCTTAGCAGCTGGAGATCAGCTTCTCAGTGTGGACGGTCACAGTCTGGTTGGACTCAGCCAGGACAGGTAACTACATTTGGCCACAAGTACACAAGGGTTGCTATCAAACTTTTACAAAGAGTCATAATTTATACAGAGGAGATTTATTTACCCTTGAAAATGCCAGTAATTTATGGAAAATGTCCCATGATTGTTTAACTTGgatctgtttattgttttaacacTGAGGTCATCCTCTTAATGGAGGGCTGCCCACTTccagtcctccagagctacATTTGAATGCATGAAATGGAGAGAAATATGTTATTATCAGCTTGTACTGCTATTTATAGTTAGCGTCAAAATGATTAGCAAATCCCACTGGTTTTCTGACATTCAATGGGAACAGGCTCAACTTTGGTGGGAGGTCATTTTCACATTCAAGGTCTGGCTTTCAAAATCCAAGTTTAAGCAGCAATGTTGTGTATGAGTAGCAGACATGCTGAATCTGAACCAAGGGATGACTGAGAACTCAGACTTTCCTGGTCAGAACTCTGACTTCAAGGGCCATTCTTTTCCTACTTGGAATGTtgtaattcaaataaaacacacatttatatGCCAATTCAAAGATGCTAGCTGGAAAATATGAAGCTGTTGTATTTTCTGTGCAACTGTTGATGCAAATAACCAGTTTCATTGGATATGTACATTCAGCCCTTCCTTTCTTTCAGCGCCACACATCATAATATTCCCCTTCCATGTGTAAATTCGTAGTAATGCCACGTCTGCTTTCATAAACCTTTCTGACCTATTTAGGGCAGCAGCGATCATGATGAAAACCGGCCCTGTGGTGACCttaaaggttgaaaagtttGCAGCGAGCTACCATGGTCTCTTGGAACTACTTAATGAACCACccccagaaaacaaaacaagcaagAACTATTTAAGTGTGGTTAAGTACTTCACTCCCAcactttctttttacattttaagactTAATTTGAACCTTTCATTGCCTCACAAGGTGGTGGAGAAAATGCCAAGCTGAACAACGCAGTGTCCACGCTGTACTGCGTTGTGGATCTCAGCCCCTCAGAGAGGCTCCATGGAGGCAGCGAAACTAAGAAAGACCAGAGGATACAGAAAAACCGACAACTTTTCTGCTCTAACCCCAACATGACCGGTGGGTGTCCCTCTGCTGTAATGACTTTTGCTGCTGGGCGAGTGCAGTCCTTATTTCTGAACACGAAGTACATTTAATAAGTGAGGATAAATGAAAAATGCAgctgtttctattatttttgcCTTGTTCCAGCTGGCTTTTGCCTGGAGGATGGAGGTGAACTCGTTGACCCCGACGTGAGAGGAAACAACCTTTTGTCCATTTCCAGCGTTAACCTTTGCGCTGATGTGAggattttatacatttaattgATATTCTTTACATTTTCCTCAGCTTCAGACATTGTCTGCTCCCCCACTAtctaaaataatagaaatataTCAGGCCTGGGCTAGCATGATAACCCTAAGGCAAAATATCACAGTATTTAcacattaaatataaaacaataaaatgatctAACCATGATCTTATAAAAGAGAGAAGTAACAATTATTCCTTCTGTTGCTAAAATATTGTTTCAGTTATAATGTTAtacttattatttatttatttatttatttatttttttttcggTAAAATTTTTAGTGCTCTTTGCTCAGAATATTAGTTCATTTTGCCACCGCCAACTGCTCAGTTAGTTGGTGGTGGCAAGTCAGGACACtgacagaaaatatattttacacctGCATTACCTTAATAGGAGGGATAGGTAGCACTCCTTTGGTTTCTTCACCCTAACAGTTCATGTTTTTCCGTGACCAGAAGTATTTTGAAGAAGCATGATTTCTCTTTCCTTGTAAATGGGGGACAAGTGTAGTAGCCTTTTTTCAACCAGCTGACAAGCAGTGTGCCGCAACAGGTGGGGGGAGAGGCAGAGCTGTTTTACTGTAGTGCTCAATACAGTCTGAGAAAACTTAGCAGTCTCTCTGGGATCTCATTAAAAGCAGCTTAGACCGTAGGAAGGGGATGAAGGAAAATTCTAGCATTTTGTCAtcgtatttttgtttttattttcttttttgtctcctgCCCTGGAAGCTTGAGCAAACAATATAGTGTGGCTGGTTGACTGTGTCAGTGCAGATTTACacaaaaaagcaggaaaatgtaatatttctaCCATTGGACTATTGACCTATACtgttttgatcaaaataatttttttaaagcattaatACCTTGATAACTGGTTAACTAGACCATGAATATAATTGGTGGAAGGATTCTTGTCTCGTGTGAAATTTTATTAGCAGATTTCACACATTTGCACTGATAAAAAAATGCTTATGTAACCTTTATTGACAGGAGTATAAGcattgtgaaaagaaaaactacttgctgaatcaaataaaacagactttagctgtttttttttattataatgcatttaatttaaaagtccTTGAGTGCTCTGAAAGGAGCACTCAAGGACACTCTAAAAATCAAACAGtgtaacaacaataaaacaagataaaaacaacTCACATGCAAAATTAAAAGGAACAGGCAATCACAGTGAATAAGCACTCTTGAACAGATGGGATTTGAGTTTAGACTTAAACAAAGAAAGAGTGTCAGTCCTGCAAATGGAGGTAGAGGATTCCAGAGTTTGGGAGCAGAGCGGGACATGGTACTGATGCGTGCAGGAGAAACAGTAAAGTGAATGGAGGAGGAACATTTAAGGATGCAGAAAGGAGTAGAAATGTGAAGGAGATCAGAAAGGTAGGGGAAGCAAGGTTGTGGGTAGCCTTGAATGTATATAGAAGAATTTTGAATTATATTCTGAATTTAACCGCGAGCTAATGGAGCTGCTGTAAGACTGGGATGAAAAAAGGGGGTTTTGGTAATAATGCGAGCAGCTGAATTCTGAACCATTTGAAGGTTATGGAGGGATTTTTGAGGAAGACCAAAGAAAAGAGAGTTGTAGTAATTGGTGTGGGAGGTAACAAGGCTATGGATAAGAATAGATGAagggagagacaaagaagattAATATTGCATAGATGAACATAAGCAGAAAGGGAATGGTATTGATGTTAGAGGTGAAGGATAGAGTGCTGTCGAGATTTGGTTCCTACAAGAAGGATATCAGTTTTGTCACTGTTCAGCTTAAGGAAGTTAGAGATGAACCaagattttatttcagataaGAAGGAGGTTAGGGAAGAGGGTGCAAGTGAGGAATTTGGTTTACAAGAAAGATAGAGCTGGGTGtaatcagcataacagtgaaaatggaTGTAAAATTTTCGGAAGGTATTGCAGAGGAGAAGAAGGTAGATGATAAAAAGTAGGGGTCCCAGAATAGAGCCCTGGGGCACACCGGTTGTGACAGGGGATGGATGAGAACTAAGGAACTGAAGTTGAATGAGTGAGTGCGACCAGAAAGGTAAGAATAAAACCAGTCAAGGGGGGTGTGAGGGATGCCATTTAAAGATAATCTGTGGACAAGGATGGAGTGAGAAATAGTATTGAAGGCCACACTCGGATCCAGAGGAATGAGAATGGAAAGTAGGCCAGAGTTGGCTGCCATCAGAATATGGTTGGTGATTTTAATGAGGTTGGTTTCAGTACTGGCATGGAGATGAAAACCAGACTGGAATTTTTCATAAAGATTATTATGGGTTAAATTGGAGTGAAGTTGGAAGGCAACTGTTTTTTTAGAGTAATTtggagataaaaaaataaattagaaatggaGCGGAGATTATTGTAGTTGTTGGGATCTGAGCCAGATTTCTTTTTACTGTCTTCTTTCAGAGACTTCACAGAGAATACCTGACGCTACCGAACCCTAAATCTCTGAAAAGGTCTGTTTTCGAGCTGGGCCGACCAACACAACCATTCATAATGGCTGTGACTCCTTCAAATGAGCCGAGCTCCAGTAGAAGAGTCTTCGTGGTATGCTGATGAAATTCTGGCACAGAAGCAtttacactgccttgcaaaagtgtacATACtagatgttttcacattttgaaaaatacaactttaaaatatattttattgggattttattataGACCCGTTTTGTACCAACAAGTAATCTACATATTTGAATACAAAGGTAGGTGAGTTTCTTCTGAAATCTCTTTGTTCTCCCATGAAGCGCCAAGCCATGTCTCAGGAGAACTTGTGCATGGACACCAGAGGCCCTCTGCTGGACCAAAGGCAGAACACATGTGCACACAGGAACCAGAATTCTAAACAATCGTCAAGCTACTGCTTATCTTTCCCTATTCGCTCCAGTGTTTCTACACATGACATCCTCTCTGATCACAGCGGCCCCACAAAACCACTGCGAGGAAGCTGTCCGAGTCCTGCCGGTGTATGGAGGACCCCTTTTTCACAGCAGTCCACACCTATACCTTCAGCGCAGCCTATACGCATCGACATCCCCATCACCAGAGCAGGGAGCACACAGTCAAATCCTCCACTCACCACCTTCCAGCAGAGCTCCTCTGTGGATCATAAAGTCAGTGAACAGAAAAAGAATGCTCCAAGCCAAGTTAGTCATATATCTGCATGCCCATTATCGCCTAAGAAGCTGTTTCAGCCCTCAATTCTTTGGCAGCAAAGATCAACTGTATGTGGAGATAGAGTAGAAAAACCTCAAGTGAGCATCACTCCAACAAAACACGTTTCCTTCCAAGTGACTCTGTCGAAGCAGACGAGATCATGTCTGACAAACCAAAAAAGAACCCAAGTGCTGTGTAATCCCTGGAGGAGGGAAGCCCAGGAGAtgctggagaagcagcagagGCTCCAGGCCGTGGAGCTCCTAGAGCAGGAGGTGCAGCAGCTTCAAGCCACGGACAAACGAAGCGCAGAGGAGAATGATAGACTGCGGAGGCTTGACCTGGAGTGGCGGTTTCAGAAGAGGCTGCAGGAGATTCAGCagagaggagatgaagaagaggaggaggaagatctGGACATGATGGTGATCCTGCAGCAGTTGGGGGACAGAACATCTAAAGACAAGGTTGCCAAAGAAACCTTACacttcatttttacaactttggAATGTGACAGACAACTTTGAAAGTTTATTTAATAGTGCACCACCATTAGGAGTATATTTTAATGGTTCAGTATGTGGTCTATGCTTTATGGTGTAGGTATTTCTTACGTTTTTTGTGTTTCCGTGTCAAGGACAAAATCAGCTATGTTGGAAATGCCAACAGGGAACAAAACGAGGAGGAAAAACAGGCAGGCAATCGACtttccaacaagcaaaaagaagcaaaaaatggTACAGAAAAACCACCAGAACACTGAAGTATATCCACATGTTTATTGTCATTTAACAATCCACACTCAGCTGAGTAGCATCTTTCATGTTTTTGGCAGATCAAATAGAAAATGGACTGAACAACATAGCATCAGATGAGTAAGTTTACACTTTACAGCACATCAGGGTCCACAACCTGTCCAGCATTCATTTCATGACAAATTAATGAAAGAAATGTTACAAAGTTTTGCAAGTGCTAAGAAAATGGCCCTGAgtaatataaattaaaaaataataaattctaGGCTATAGGTCTGTTATCAAACAACACAAGGTGTGTGTTCATACAAAACACTAATTTCAAGTATTTGTGTGATTTTTCATTTGCAGGAATTTGGTGGAGAACATCAAGAGGGTGTCAGCTCCTGAAAAGCTCACATTCAGGGAGCGTCAGCATCTTTTTTCCCTGACATCAAGTGCATAAATGAAGGTTCCTGGTTTTCCCAAAgaagtcaaataaaaacaaaaaaacatgaagcgccttgcaaaagtattccttgTCACTTTACAGTCACAGACTTAATGAATTTTAAATGGGTACtcatgatagaccaacataaaatgGAAAGCAAATAACAGCTTTGAGTGTTACAAAGGGTCAGTAAAAGTCCATATCTAAATATACTTAAGAATTTTTAGACTTAAAAGTTGCTGTTTctgtaaaatcctaataaaatacaataaagttgTAAGGTGACATGATGTGAAATGagtgcttttgcaaggcactttacagtACAACAAATAAGGCAGGATGCATGTCTTAAAAGGACTCTGATACTTTTGTACTTTTCCAACTACAAGATAGTTAAGTGTCATTTAGATAAAAATGAGGCCcagattttatgtttaatttccaAAACGCTTAGTGCATCCAGTTCCAATGTAGCCAGAATTGCTTGTTCATTGTCATAATAAAGTTACTTTGTACGCTGATGAAACTGCACCACCGCCTTTTCCTGTTCGTGGGTTTCGATGGAACCGTGGCGAATTCTGCGGATCTCGTTGATGGCGTCGATCCCGGAGATTTTCCTCTTCTTCACCAGGTAGCAGGCCAGCATGGTCCCTGTTCTTCCGTGGCCGTGCATGCAGTGAACAGCCACACCCTGGTGACAAACAAACAGGCAATGTTTGATTCAGACGACTGTAACAGTACACCCACCCTGCATTAGTTTCTGAGCTTAGAGTGGTATTTGACTTTGTATTTGCGCAACGCCTAAAACAGTGTCCGGTTTCGAACATGGAGGATTATAGTGTATTATAATAGTCTTTTTACCCATTCAACTGTTTCCCACGTTGCCATGTTACAACTACAAGTtctcatgtttttaaaatgaaattttaggtgataggccaacacaaagtagtgtatttgtattcagtgtctattactctgacacccctaatTATAAAGCCAATAGGCTAACTTATGAGTACATAGTTATGAGTCAGCCTGTAATGTAATATCGGTATAAAGTTGTACTCTCCCCATATTCTGCCTTAATTTTAGAGTAGCAGAAAGAAAGTTATTGCTGATAGtaagggaacacagcaaacatggaaaaTCCCATGTATAGCATCAACACATTACACTGTACACACCATCTCCATGGtgatacatggtggtggaaACACCATGCTGTAAGGATGCTTTACTTTGGCAGGGACAGGAAGCTGGCTGGAGTTTataggaaaatggatggagctaaatacagggcactCCTGGAAAGAAACCTGGAATAGTCTTCAAAAGacaggttcaccttccaccagggcattcctaaacataaagcccaGATCTATTATATAATGGaggcaaaaggtggttccacttTGTGGGCTGAGtacatatgcatgccacacttttaagatttttatttgtaaaatattctgattcatcttctgcttcacaattatgcactactttgtgctggtctatcacatgtaAAATCTcactaaaatacattcaaattcaTGCTTGTACTGTTAAAAAggtaaaggggtatgaatacttttgcaaggcactgattGCTTGGCTTTGAGACTGTCGATTACAGGAAATCACATATTGTCAATAACAACTTAGCTTTAGTTACTCATTTTTACCTAACGTTCTGCAAGAATGCGTGGTGATGAAGGCAAGGactattaaattaaatcaaatactccaaacaaaaaactaagcCTAGAACAAACCTTGAACTATGCCTGGTCTTATCATAATCATGTTAGTGTCTAAGCTCATACCTCTCCTTTGGAATTGGCCTCTTCCACAATAGAGAGAAATTGATCAATCTGACTAGGTGAAGGAGGAGTGAAGTCCACAATCTTTATGTGGTGAAGCTGTAACTCTGGGCAGGAGTCGTGGTTTGGTGGTTTCCGCtcacacagacaaacaaggtGTTTGATTCCGTTGTCCAGCAGATACCGGTATTCACACGGCATCCTGGGCATGGCGAGTCCAGCCAGTTTCCCGGGCTCCACCCAGGAGAAGTTGTGTGGAGGAGAGGAGGCCATGACTGTCAGTCTGGGGAGAGAAATCAGAGGATGTTTTTTCCTCCCCTCTGGAGTAGctcaaacagacatttattatAAAACATAACACAAGGAAGGTACCGATATTTAATGTATGAGCATTACAAAGATATAATGTGGCTTTGTCATGTCAGGCTGACAACAGGACAGTAAATAGTCAACATGCCTGCAAACCTGCTGGGCACAGCGCAAAAGGCTGCCAAGAAAACACCCACATCCTAATGAACCTGATCACATTAAATCAGTCTGCAACTATTGAAAAATCACACATGTCCCTTTGATGTTGCATAAAAAGGCTGATATCACTCAGATGTGGAGCATGGAATGCAATTAGCTCGGAAAATGTGCTGCCTTAAATAACGTGTCAGTGTTTCACATATGAAAAGGTTTTTGTTAGTCAGGTCAGTTAAAATTACATTATACCAGTGCATTAACATTGTACAGTGCATTGGAAAATTATTCACTCCCCCTGAACCTTTAAAGGCCAGATTCGTAGAGTAAACAAATAGtcgtcctgtcaacagattctcttttCTGacctgtgaatctctgcagctcctccagagtcaccatggacCTCTGctttttgcagttgtgccattctCTTTCCATTGTCAATAGATGGATTCTATAGATGTActcaataaaaatgtacaacgcttgggatattgtttagaacctaaccctgctttaaacctttccTCAAGTTTATTCTTGATCTCTGGTGTCTTCCTTGGTCTTGGTTATATTGTTTGTTCCCTTATGTTCTTTAACAAAGgacttcatagaacagctgttTTACACAGCatattaggtgacttctgaaaacAGCTGGTCacacttttatgtttatatttaggggtgtcagaggAAAGGGGGCTGAACAAATCtcggtccaaactcaatcattTTCACAACGTCCGAGCCAAAAGTTAAAGACGTTTTCACAATATAAGTAGTAGAAGCTACGAGTTTGCACTATTACCACGACTGTTACCACGACTGTCCAGAGACAGGATTCATTTGACTGTAAAACAATACAGAACGTGATAAGAAACAGGCACACCTAGCTTCATCAAAACTCTGGCAAACTAGACTAGATTGTAGCATGTAGCTTAGCTAACAAAGCAGAAGCTAACTGCACAGCCTAGCATTATTCGCGTAGTGTTTCTATTAGTGTAAAGATGACTTTAACGTCCCGTTCGTACTGGGAGACTATAGCATTGGtcataaaaaataacaacaaaattaCTTACAGTTTATGTGTGAACCAGGAGGACTGCTTTGTGCCGAGCTGCTGCTAGCTTAGCTAAATGCAGGTGTGCTGAGTAACTTCTGTCAAATGGTCCATAGTACAGCGTTTACCGACACAGAGGTTGTATGATTGTATAACAGAGCCCATCCCATGCCTGTTGCAATTATAGGTGAggcatatttaaagaaatttgaCACATAAACGGTTGTATAGCTAACGGGCTAAAACGGCTAATATGGGTCAGGATGGCCGAGCGGTCTAAGGCGCTGCGTTCAGGTCGCAGTCTCCTCTGGAGGCGTGGGTTCGAATCCCACTTCTGACATCACGTTTTGGTCTACTACTGTACTCTTAAAACACATAGTGTTCGGTAAATACGAACTAAAACAAACGTAGAAACATGCTGAGCATTACAGCCAATAGCGCTTcagaaatgttgaaaatgttgAAACGAAGAGCCAATCGCGTTTgagaaatgttgaaaatgttgAAACGAGGAGCCAATCGCGTTTGAGAAATGTTGAAAGGTTAACGTCTCGTTCTGAACTTTGCTAGGAGCGCGTGAGCCCGTTTGGAAAATCCATCTGGCGTAGCTCGAGAGCGAAGTTGCTTGTTAATAACAGACCGAGTTGGCGTTGACAAAACGCTAAAATGTCTTTTATGGTATGGTAAGTATCTGTACCTTCATGACAATGCTGTGTGAGATTAGCATGACTAAGATAACTTTTTAACGGACTGTTACACCGGCTAACTGTAAGCTGCGTAACATAGCACTGGTTTCACGGTCATAACGTTTCGTTTTTAGCAGCCATTAAACCAAGTCAAGCTGTAAGTTAGTgtgtaaaattacatttttattcgcCAATTTCACTAATGTGATTGTGCGACATGTCGTTGATTTCACGTTATGCCCTCTTCCGTGACTTATTTAGCCAATAAAAATATCACTTCATGGAAATTTAAGCATTAACTGTTCCGTTATTGGACGAGTTTGTTCATCTTTTAAGA
This genomic window contains:
- the dusp23b gene encoding dual specificity protein phosphatase 23b; translation: MASSPPHNFSWVEPGKLAGLAMPRMPCEYRYLLDNGIKHLVCLCERKPPNHDSCPELQLHHIKIVDFTPPSPSQIDQFLSIVEEANSKGEGVAVHCMHGHGRTGTMLACYLVKKRKISGIDAINEIRRIRHGSIETHEQEKAVVQFHQRTK